The DNA segment TTCAGCAACGCAGAACGTTCGGCATCTTCCAGCGGTCGCTCACAAGACTCCTGCGCCACAACCACTGGCCGCACCTGCCGAATCATCCCGGGCAGATCCTCAACCCCGACCCGCCCCTCATCACACAGCGCCGCTAACGTCCGCAGCACATTGCGCAACTGCCGGACATTGCCCGGCCAGTCGAACGCCAGCAACGCCTGACGCGCCGGCTCTTCAATCACAACCGCCTCACCGCCCGCTTCTTCGGCCAGCAGAAAATCCAGCAACTGCGCCTTGTCACTGCGCTCACGCAATGCCGGCAACGCCACTTCCAGCCCGTTCAAGCGGTAATACAGATCCTCGCGAAAACTGCCGTCCTCGACCCGCTCGAACAGATTGCGGTGGGTGGCGCTGATGATTCGCACATTGACCGTCTCTGGTTCACCGCCGAGCGGCACCACCTGGCGATCTTCCAGCACCCGCAGCAAACGGGTCTGCAGAGCCAGCGGCATGTCGCCGATTTCATCGAGAAACAGGGTGCCGCCATCGGCCTGCTGCAACTTGCCACGCATGCCGTCCTTGCGTGCGCCGGTGAAGCTGCCGCCGCGATAGCCAAACAGTTCGCTCTCGATCAGGCTCTCCGGGATCGCCGCGCAATTGAGCGCGACGAAGGCTTTGCCCGAGCGCTGACTGGCCTGATGCACAGCCTTGGCGAAGGCTTCCTTGCCGGTGCCGGTTTCGCCGTTGATCAGCAGCGGCACATCGCGTTCGAACACGCGCAGGGCTTTGCGGAAACTCGCTTGCAGCGCCTCGTCACCGAGGCAGATGCCGGGCAGGCGCGGCGCTTCGATGATTTTCGCCGGGGCCGGCGCCGGAGCCGGGATCGGCAGCGGTTTGCGTGATTCGCCGCGCAGGACGGCAAACAGATGCCGCCCGTCGCGGGTGCGCAGCGGCCAACTGGCGCTGGCATTGGCACTGGCGCGAGCGAGCAAGTCATCGAGAGAACAATCGAAAAACGCTTCCACCGGTTTGCCCAGCAAGCCGCCGCGCATATGCCCAAGCAGGTTCAGCGCACTCTGGTTGACCGCGCTGATCCGCCCTTCCCCATCGAACGCCAGCAAGCCTTCGCTGAACAGCCCGACCGACTCGGCCTGCAGATGAAAGCGCAGCAACCATTGGTTATCGAAACAGCGCAGGAAGTAGCAACTCTCGATCATCTTCGCCGACAGATTGACCAGCGCCATGGTGTGGAACTGGCTCTGGCGCGAAACGTCATGGCGCGCCGAAGACACGTCGAGCACGGCGAGCAATTCGCCGTGCGGGTCGAACACCGGGCTGGCCGAGCAGGTCAGGCCGGTGTGGCGGCCGCGAAAGTGTTCGTCTTGATGAATGGTCAGCGCCTGACGCTCGACCAGGCAAGTGCCGATGCCGTTGGTGCCTTCGCAGGCTTCGCTCCAGTCGGCGCCGAGCCAGAGGCCGGCGCGTTCGAAAATCTTGCGTTCGGCCGGCGCGGTAACGCAGTTGAGGATCACCCCCCGCGCATCGGTCAGCAGCACCGCGTGGCCGGCGCCGGAAAGCTGTTGATGCAGGCTGCTCATTTCCGTACCGGCGATTTGCAGCACCTGCTGCAGGCGTTCGCGGCTTTCCAGCACGCGCCCGTGTTCGAGCACGGTCGGCGCCATGCTCAGGGCCGGGTCGAGGTGATAGTCCTGCAGACACCGCAGCCAGGAGCGGGCGATCGACGGGTCGGCACCGGGGCCGTGCAAATGCGCTTTGCCCTGGGTGGCGGTGAGGACCTGACGGGCATGGCGACTCAAATGGTTGTCGTGCATTTCTTATTGTTCTCCCCGAGGCGCGACGGCCCAATGCTGAGGTGACGCCCAGCATCCTCCAGCCACCGGTGCATTGCAATGCTGGCAAGACCGGCCGGTCACGGCTGTGCCAGAAACGGTACAAATTGTCACCGCAGCTGTATCGAAACCCTCACAGCATCGCCCCGCTCGTCCGAGACAAACCGTGCAAGGCCTTGATTTGCCTGACCTGCACAGCAATGGCCCGGCCCTTGCTCTACGCTTATAGCAAGCGCACTTGCGCGTTTCTCTAATAAGTACAAAGCCAAGGAGAACATCATCATGCGTTACGCTCACCCCGGTACTGACGGCGCCAAAGTCTCGTTCAAGAGCAAGTACGGTAACTACATCGGCGGCGAGTTCGTCGCGCCGGTCAAAGGTCAGTACTTCACCAACACCTCGCCAGTGAATGGTCAGCCGATTGCCGAATTCCCCCGCTCCACCGCCGAAGACATCGACAAGGCGCTGGACGCCGCCCACGCCGCCGCCGATGCGTGGGGCGCGACCTCGGTGCAGGCGCGCTCGCTGATCCTGCTGAAAATCGCCGACCGCATCGAAGCCAACCTCGAACTGCTGGCGATCACCGAAACCTGGGACAACGGCAAAGCCATCCGCGAAACCCTCAACGCCGACATTCCGCTGGCCGCCGACCACTTCCGCTACTTCGCCGGCTGCCTGCGCGCGCAGGAAGGCAGCGCTGCGGAAATCGACGGCAACACCGTGGCTTATCACATTCATGAACCACTGGGCGTGGTCGGCCAGATCATCCCGTGGAACTTCCCGCTGCTGATGGCCGCGTGGAAACTGGCGCCTGCGCTGGCCGCCGGTAACTGCGTGGTACTCAAGCCCGCCGAGCAAACGCCGCTGGGCATCTGCGTGCTGATGGAGCTGATCGGCGACCTGCTGCCGCCGGGCGTGCTCAACGTCGTGCAAGGCTTCGGCAAAGAGGCCGGCGAAGCACTGGCGACCAGCAAGCGCATCGCCAAGATCGCCTTCACCGGCTCGACCCCGGTCGGCTCGCACATCATGAAATGCGCAGCGGAAAACATCATTCCGTCCACCGTGGAACTGGGCGGCAAGTCGCCGAACATCTTCTTCGAAGACATCATGCAGGCCGAACCGAGCTTCATCGAAAAAGCCGCTGAAGGTCTGGTGCTGGCGTTCTTCAACCAGGGCGAAGTGTGCACCTGCCCGTCGCGCGCGCTGGTGCAGGAATCGATCTACGACGAATTCATGCAGGCGGTGATGAAGAAGGTCAGCCAGATCAAACGTGGCGACCCGCTCGACACCGACACCATGGTCGGCGCGCAGGCATCCGAGCAGCAATTCGATAAGATTCTCTCGTACCTGGAAATCGCCAAAGGCGAAGGCGCCGAGCTGCTGACTGGCGGGAAGGTGGAAAAACTCGAGGGCAGCCTGGCTACCGGTTACTACATCCAGCCGACCCTGCTCAAGGGCACCAACAAGATGCGCGTGTTCCAGGAAGAAATCTTCGGTCCGGTGGTGAGCATCACCACCTTCAAGGACGAAGCCGAAGCTCTGGCGATCGCCAACGACACCGAGTTCGGCCTCGGCGCCGGCCTGTGGACCCGCGACATCAACCGTGCCTACCGCATGGGCCGGGCGATCAAGGCCGGTCGCGTGTGGACCAACTGCTATCACCTGTACCCGGCGCATGCCGCGTTTGGTGGTTACAAGAAGTCCGGTGTCGGCCGTGAGACGCACAAGATGATGCTCGACCACTATCAGCAGACCAAGAACCTGCTGGTGAGCTACGACATCAATCCGTTGGGCTTCTTCTAACTCTGCGGCACCGATCGTTCCCACGCTCTGCGTGGGAATGCAGCCCGGGACGCTCCGCGTCCCTTTGAAGCCGAGCGCGGAGCGTCCGTTGAGGCATTCCTTTGCTGCGCGTGGGAACGATCAGGTTCCTGGCGATACCGCCGGGCCAATAAAACAATAAGAAAGGTGAACCCTATGCCAAGCGAATCCCCGGCTGGCGCTCCGGCGACCGGCTCCTCCGTCGACTTCGAAAAAGTCGGCACCGACTACTTCCAACAACGCGAGCTGAAAAAAGGCGCCGCCGGCTGGGTCCTGCTGGTGGGCCTCGGCGTCGCTTACGTGATCTCCGGCGACTACGCCGGCTGGAACTTTGGCCTCGCCCAGGGTGGCTGGGGCGGCATGTTCCTCGCCACGCTGCTGATGGCGACCATGTACCTGTGCATGTGCTTCTCACTCGCCGAACTGTCGTCGATGATTCCCACCGCCGGCGGCGGTTACGGCTTTGCCCGCAGCGCGTTCGGGCCGTGGGGCGGGTTTCTCACCGGCACCGCAATCCTCATCGAATATGCAATTGCGCCCGCCGCCATCGCGGTGTTCATCGGCGCCTATTGCGAGTCGCTGTTCGGCATCGGTGGCTGGGTGATCTATCTGGCCTTCTACATCATTTTCATCGCCATCCATATTTTCGGCGTTGGCGAAGCGCTCAAGCTGATGTTCATCATCACCGCTGTCGCCGCGCTGGCGCTGGGGGTGTTTCTGGTGGCGATGGTGCCGCACTTCGATGTCGCCAACCTGCTCGACATCCCGGTGACCACTGCGGTCGGTGCCAGTGCGTTTCTGCCATTCGGCTATGTTGGCGTGTGGGCGGCGATTCCCTATGCGATCTGGTTCTTCCTCGCCGTCGAAGGCGTGCCGCTGGCAGCGGAAGAAACCAAGAACCCCAAGCGCGACCTGCCGCGCGGCCTGATCGGCGCGATGTTGGTGCTGCTGATGTTCGCTTTGTTGATTCTGATCGTCGGCCCCGGCGGCGCCGGTGCCAACTCGCTGCTGACCTCCGGCAATCCGCTGGTCGAAGCGCTGAGCAAGGCCTATGGTGGATCGACCTGGATGGGCAGCTTCGTCAACCTCGTCGGCCTGGCCGGGCTGATCGCGAGCTTCTTCTCGATCATCTACGCCTACTCGCGGCAGATCTTTGCGCTGTCACGGGCCGGTTACCTGCCGCGCAAACTGTCGCAGACCAACAAAAGCAAGGCGCCGGTGCTGGCGCTGGTGATTCCCGGGATTATCGGCTTCGGGCTGTCGTTGACCGGTCAAGGCGACCTGCTGATTCTGGTGGCGGTGTTCGGCGCGACCATTTCCTATGTGCTGATGATGGCCGCGCACATCACGCTGCGCATCCGCCGCCCCAAAATGGATCGGCCGTATCGCACGCCGGGCGGGATTTTCACTTCAGGCGTGGCGCTGGTGCTGGCGTGCATCGCCGTGGTGGCGGGGTTCCTCGTCGATCCACGGGTGGTGATCGGCGCCGCCATCATCTATGGAGTGTTAATTGCTTACTTTGCCTTCTACAGTCGGCATCACTTGGTAGCGGGCACGCCGGAAGAAGAATTCGCGGCGATTCAGAAAGCTGAACAAGCCTTGCACTGATTGTCGAAAACCACGGCGCAGAGTGCTCTGCGCCGTCACGGAGAACGCTGAATGACCAGTTTTGCTCACACGGTCGGCGCGCAGACCTACCGCTTCGACAGCCTCAAAGACCTCATGGCCAAGGCCAGCCCGGCACGTTCGGGGGATTTTCTCGCCGAAATCGCCGCGCTCAATGACGGCGAGCGCGTAGCCGCACAAATGGCCCTGGCTGACACCCCGCTCACGCATTTTTTGCAAGAAGCACTGATTCCCTACGAAGCCGATGAAGTCACCCGACTGATCATCGACACCCACGACAAGCAGGCCTTTGCAGTCGTCAGCCATCTCACTGTCGGTGGCTTTCGCGACTGGCTGCTCAGCGACGCCGCCGACGAAACCAGTCTGCGCCTGCTGGCCCCCGGCCTGACGCCGGAAATGGTAGCGGCCGTGTCGAAGATCATGCGCATTCAGGATCTGGTGCTGGTCGCGCAAAAAATCCGCGTGGTGACGAAATTCCGCGGCACCCTCGGCTTGAAAGGTCGCCTGTCGACCCGCCTGCAACCCAACCACCCGACCGATGAGCCGTCCGGGATCGCCGCGAGCATTCTCGACGGCCTGCTCTACGGCAA comes from the Pseudomonas granadensis genome and includes:
- a CDS encoding sigma-54-dependent Fis family transcriptional regulator; translation: MHDNHLSRHARQVLTATQGKAHLHGPGADPSIARSWLRCLQDYHLDPALSMAPTVLEHGRVLESRERLQQVLQIAGTEMSSLHQQLSGAGHAVLLTDARGVILNCVTAPAERKIFERAGLWLGADWSEACEGTNGIGTCLVERQALTIHQDEHFRGRHTGLTCSASPVFDPHGELLAVLDVSSARHDVSRQSQFHTMALVNLSAKMIESCYFLRCFDNQWLLRFHLQAESVGLFSEGLLAFDGEGRISAVNQSALNLLGHMRGGLLGKPVEAFFDCSLDDLLARASANASASWPLRTRDGRHLFAVLRGESRKPLPIPAPAPAPAKIIEAPRLPGICLGDEALQASFRKALRVFERDVPLLINGETGTGKEAFAKAVHQASQRSGKAFVALNCAAIPESLIESELFGYRGGSFTGARKDGMRGKLQQADGGTLFLDEIGDMPLALQTRLLRVLEDRQVVPLGGEPETVNVRIISATHRNLFERVEDGSFREDLYYRLNGLEVALPALRERSDKAQLLDFLLAEEAGGEAVVIEEPARQALLAFDWPGNVRQLRNVLRTLAALCDEGRVGVEDLPGMIRQVRPVVVAQESCERPLEDAERSALLNALEQTRWHMTRTAEQLGVSRNTLYRKLRKHGIERRVS
- the exaC gene encoding acetaldehyde dehydrogenase ExaC, producing the protein MRYAHPGTDGAKVSFKSKYGNYIGGEFVAPVKGQYFTNTSPVNGQPIAEFPRSTAEDIDKALDAAHAAADAWGATSVQARSLILLKIADRIEANLELLAITETWDNGKAIRETLNADIPLAADHFRYFAGCLRAQEGSAAEIDGNTVAYHIHEPLGVVGQIIPWNFPLLMAAWKLAPALAAGNCVVLKPAEQTPLGICVLMELIGDLLPPGVLNVVQGFGKEAGEALATSKRIAKIAFTGSTPVGSHIMKCAAENIIPSTVELGGKSPNIFFEDIMQAEPSFIEKAAEGLVLAFFNQGEVCTCPSRALVQESIYDEFMQAVMKKVSQIKRGDPLDTDTMVGAQASEQQFDKILSYLEIAKGEGAELLTGGKVEKLEGSLATGYYIQPTLLKGTNKMRVFQEEIFGPVVSITTFKDEAEALAIANDTEFGLGAGLWTRDINRAYRMGRAIKAGRVWTNCYHLYPAHAAFGGYKKSGVGRETHKMMLDHYQQTKNLLVSYDINPLGFF
- the eat gene encoding ethanolamine permease — its product is MPSESPAGAPATGSSVDFEKVGTDYFQQRELKKGAAGWVLLVGLGVAYVISGDYAGWNFGLAQGGWGGMFLATLLMATMYLCMCFSLAELSSMIPTAGGGYGFARSAFGPWGGFLTGTAILIEYAIAPAAIAVFIGAYCESLFGIGGWVIYLAFYIIFIAIHIFGVGEALKLMFIITAVAALALGVFLVAMVPHFDVANLLDIPVTTAVGASAFLPFGYVGVWAAIPYAIWFFLAVEGVPLAAEETKNPKRDLPRGLIGAMLVLLMFALLILIVGPGGAGANSLLTSGNPLVEALSKAYGGSTWMGSFVNLVGLAGLIASFFSIIYAYSRQIFALSRAGYLPRKLSQTNKSKAPVLALVIPGIIGFGLSLTGQGDLLILVAVFGATISYVLMMAAHITLRIRRPKMDRPYRTPGGIFTSGVALVLACIAVVAGFLVDPRVVIGAAIIYGVLIAYFAFYSRHHLVAGTPEEEFAAIQKAEQALH